From the Scomber japonicus isolate fScoJap1 chromosome 8, fScoJap1.pri, whole genome shotgun sequence genome, the window ATGAACCCGAACCCGAGTCTCACCTGAACCACTGCCGATGAACCCGAGTCTCACCTGAACCACTGCCGATGAACCCGAGTCTCACCTGAACCGCTGCCGATGAACCCGAGTCTCACCTGAACCGCTGCCGATGAACCCGAACCCGAGTCTCACCCGAACCGCTGCCGATGAACCCGAGTCTCACCCGAACCACTGCCGATGAACCCGAGTCTCACCTGAACCGCTGCCGATGAACCCGAGTCTCACCTGAACCGCTGCCGATGAACCCCGAGTCTCACCTGAACCGCTGCCGATGAACCCGAGTCTCACCTGAACCGCTGCCGATGAACCCCGAGTCTCACCTGAACCGCTGCCGATGAACCCGAGTCTCACCTGAACCGCTGCCGATGAACCCGAACCCGAGTCTCACCTGAACCGCTGCCGATGAACCCGAACCCGAGTCTCACCTGAACCGCTGCCGAAGAACCCGAGTCTCACCTGAACCACTGCCGATGAACCCGAGTCTCACCTGAACCACTGCCGATGAACCCGAGTCTCACCTGAACCACTGCCGATGAACCCGAACCCGAGTCTCACCTGAACCACTGCCGATGAACCCGAGTCTCACCTGAACCACTGCCGATGAACCCGAGTCTCACCTGAACCACTGCCGATGAACCTGAACCCGAGTCTCACCTGAACCACTGCCGATGAACCCGAGTCTCACCTGAACCGCTGCCGATGAACCCGAGTCTCACCTGAACCGCTGCCGAAGAACCCGAACCCGAGTCTCACCTGAACCACTGCCGATGAACCCGAGTCTCACCTGAACCGCTGCCGATGAACCCGAGTCTCACCTGAACCGCTGCCGATGAACCCGAGTCTCACCTGAACCACTGCCGATGAACCCGAGTCTCACCTGAACCACTGCCGAAGAACCCGAGTCTCACCTGAACCGCTGCCGAAGAACCCGAGTCTCACCTGAACCGCTGCCGAAGAACCCGAGTCTCACCTGAACCGCTGCCGATGAACCCGAGTCTCACCTGAACCGCTGCCGATGAACCCGAGTCTCACCTGAACCACTGCCGATGAACCCGAACCCGAGTCTCACCTGAACCACTGCCGATGAACCCGAACCCGAGTCTCACCTGAACCACTGCCGATGAACCCGAACCCGAGTCTCACCTGACTGAAGCTCAGCTCAGCCTTTAACATGACGGACTGAATGAAGAGTCCACATTAAGGAATAAATTAAAACTTTACATTAAAGGCTTCAGAACTGCAGTTTCAAGAGGAACCAGAAGGTGGCGCCTCACTCTAACCTCACAGTCACTATTTAAGTGGATAAAAGTCGTCATTGTGTTATTTAAGAAGAACTTCGAGACAGCTGATCTAATTATGGAGTTGAATTAAGAACAAGTTTGAAAAAGTTCATAAAAAAATTTCTCATCGACTAAAGttacaaaaagtaaaatgaagaaaagcagcaagaggttaaacagaaatatgagggttagagttaggggtATTAGGGGTAGGGGtattagggttagagttaggagtattagggttagggtaggggtATTAGAGTTAGGGGTATTAGGGGTAGGGGTATTAGAGTTAGGGGTATTAGGGGTAGGGGTATTAGAGTTAGGGGTTGGGGTATTTTAGGGTTAGAGACTATATTTAATAAGATCAGCACCAACTGGAGTAACGCTGAATTCATAAAATGAATACCAGTAATATTAATACTATTCATGCTGATATGAATTctactaatattaatataaactaGTGCAGTGCCCCCCCCACAACCCCACCCCacaacccccccacacacaacccccccccccccccccccgctgtgctcagtgtgtgagagctgcagcACCAAATGTGTTCTTCTTTATACATATCTctatatttatctttatcttttacatttcttatccaaacaacgTCAAACTTGGCACCGCACtacaacccctaaccctaaccctaatacccccaacccctaaccctaaccctaatacccctaaccctaaccccgtCAACCCCTAACCCgtcaacccctaaccctaaccctaataccCCTAACCCCGTCAACCCCTAACCCATCAACCCCAAACCCCatcaacccctaaccctaacccccaacccctaaccctaaccctaataccCCTAACCCCGTCAACCCCTAACCCGTCAACCCCTAACCCGTCAACCCCTAACCCatcaacccctaaccctaacccccaacccctaaccctaaccctaataccCCCAACCCCgtcaacccctaaccctaatacCCCTAACCCGTCAACCCCAAACCCCatcaacccctaaccctaacccccccaaccccatcAACCCCTAATCCTAATACCCCCAACCCCatcaacccctaaccctaatacCCCCAACCCTGTCAACCCCTAACCCATCAACCCCTAATCCTAATACCCCCAACCCTgtcaacccctaaccctaaccctgtcaaCCCCTAACCCCGTCACGGTTCGAGAGATATGAGAATAACAGACAGACGTTCCTGTCATAGATAATATCAATGCTTGATactgaaaaagcagaaatatcaAAATACTTCAGTATTCACTTTATGAagatgtttgatgatgatgatgatggtggtgatggtgatggtggtgatggtggtgatgatggtgatggtggtgatggtgatgatgatgatgatggtggtgatggtggtgatgatgatgatgatgatggtggtgatgatggtgatggtggtgatggtgatgatgatgatgatggtggtgatggtggtgatgatgatgatgatgatggtggtgatgatggtgatggtggtgatggtgatgatgatgatgatgatggtgatggtgatggtgatgatggtggtgatgatgatgatgatggtgatggtgatggtgatgatgatgatggtgatgatgatgatgatgatggtggtgatagtgatgatgatgatggtgatgatgatgatgatgatgatgatagtgatgatgatgatgatgatgatgatgggtgtTCTTCAGGTTCTTAATGGGGGCAAAAAGAAGATGGAGCTTCTTCCTGGAGACAAAGACAACCTGGCGATTCAGACCAGAGGAGGACCCGAAAAACATGAAGTGACCGGCTGGGTGCTGGTCAGTGttcaatatacacacattaatatacacacaccaatacacacacattaatatacacacaccaatacacacacattaatgtacacacaccaatacacacacattaatgtacacacaccaatatacacacattaatatacacacaccaatatacacacattaatgtacacacaccaatacacacacattaatgtacacacaccaatacacacacattaatatacacacaccaatatacacacattaatatacacacatgaatgtacacacaccaatatacacacaccaatacacacacattaatatacacacaccaatatacacacattaatatacacacaccaatatacacacattaatatacacacaccaatacacacacatgaatgtacacacaccaatatacacacattaatatacacacaccaatatacacacatgaatgtacacacaccaatatacacacattaatatacacacaccaatacacacacatgaatgtacacacaccaatatacacacattaatatacacacaccaatacacacacattaatgtacacacaccaatatacacacattaatgtacacacaccaatatacacacattaatgtacacacaccaatatacacacattaatgtaCACATTTGTTGTCCTTCCTGCTTTggtataaattataaattatgaGTCAGAAGTTTATTCCATGTTTGATTTAGGAAATGATCAATAAATGATTTCTTTAAGTGAAATGATTTAGGGTAAGGGTTGGgtgggtaagggttagggtaagggttgggggggggtatgggttagggttagggttggggggggttagggttagtaagggttggggggggttagggttagggttgggggggggggtatgggttagggttggggggggttagggttagggtaagggttgggggggtatgggttagggttagggttggggggggttagggttagggttgggggggttagggttagggtaagggttgggggggggtatgggttagggttagggttggggggggttagggttagtaagggttggggggggttagggttagggttggggggggggtatgggttagggtaagggttgggtgggtaagggttagggtaagggttagggggggggttagggttagggttgggggggtaaGGGTTAGTAAGGGTTGGGgggggtaagggttagggttagggttggggggggttagggttagggttgggggggtaaGGGTTAGtaagggttggggggggttagggttagggtaagggttggggggggggtaagggTTAGtaagggttgggggggggggggtaagggttagggttagttgtcTCGTTCATTTCCCGGCGGCCTgcagacatgatgacatcatcatcatgatacGACTGAAGTCCACAGAGaccaccaggaagtgatgtcacatCTATAGCTTTCTGTTGGACCAATCAagttcttcttcatgtgtttcagaTCTCTCCGctcaccacagaagaagaaggttcCTACGAGTGTCACGCCACCAACTCCAGAGGCGAAGCATCGGCTGTCGGAGCCATTCACGTGGTGGAGTCCATCGATGACATCATCGTCAAGAAAGGTAAACAAACACTGCAGTGACCTCATATACAGACTATATCCTGATTGGTTGAGGTTTTTCATTGGTTtccatccccccccccctctctctctgactgatgTCATTTCCTTTTAGTGACGAAGGAAGATGagctgtgatcagctgataAGAAGATCATCACAGGAATCTCTTCTGCAGATGTTTTTAACTTTCAGTAAAATaatctttgtctttatttttattttaattaattttctcatttttaatctttattatCGTTTTTCAGTCTGAGATGATTTCACGGCAGCAGAGTTCAACTGAAATCAGGCttttaaatgcagtttaagGACCAAACCACTGATGCTGGTCACCGTAGCAACGGCTCAGATGCTGGTCACCGTAGCAACGGATGCCGGTCACCGTGGCAACGGCACTGATATGGATCAAAATATTAAACTCTGACTAAAGTGAACTTATCTTTGTCTTACGTGTTATTAAATATTGACTGTAATAAAGTTAATCATTACGTATATGCTCTTAAACTGTCGTTTCTATTTTTACTGCAGAATCAATAAAGATTTTTATTGTTATCACGTGTAATTGTACaaattgtttaaaaagaaaataatttaaatacaataaatattctGTCTCTCATCATTTATTATTCTTCAGGTAATCTCACGCCTCCATTTTCTGAAGGATGAAACTACAAAATACatttcctgttgaaaatgtgacAGACTTCAGGTCCTAAAGCTCATCTAACCCCAACCCTGCTCTGAACCATGAAATATTACATTAGGCAGTAATATGGTGATTAATGGGGCTCCTGGTACCATGATTCAGTATGTCAGGCAGACCCATGGGTAATCTGTGTACAAAGTTTTGTTTTAGTAAAGACAGAATTATTGAAATATGATGTTATAATATTACTTTAATCCCCTTTTAGTAGAGTTGTATGGAGTATTACACATGTGCTTGTTATGTCCCGTTTAGTACCTTAAAAACTTTGGCAACTAACTACAGTACGAACAAACCGTAAGTTACacccaaaaacaaaactattagGTTAGAATATGGTATATGATAATATATTAGGATTTACACCTCAATCACTTTATATGGAGATGAACGGTGACTCCATATTACACAGGCCAAGATTCGTAAGCAGCCTCATTCACTTCAATTAATACGAATTTTGGGTTCctgcattaaaacattttcacttcAATGTGTCCACTAGGGGCAGCAGAGAGTAATATTctgccaccagggggcagctgTAAGAGGGTTTATGCTGCATTAATGTTGATGTATGTCTGTAATCTTtattttgtagattttttttaatccactttTTTCAACTATTCTTTGAAGACTCGttatttttaaagcattaaCGTCTTAAAGACTTAAAGAGCGGGTAGTCtggcgcaggtggtcgagtggttagagccacatacgcagccgaccccggttcgagtcccagccggaggtcctttgctgcatgtcacccccccccctcctcctgctaaTTAAAGGCGTCTGAACTAGCGTGACAATCTAGTTTCAGAGCAGGAAGCAGCACTGAAGCTGCTCTGCTAACTGTTGTTAAAGATCTAAGAATTTACTGGAAAGAAgttctctgtttttattatttgggACGTCGGCACAGTCTTCGATAGCTTTCAATTACAttcacatttactgtttgaAAATATGGCTATGGGTCCAAGGCAAAGCCCGAAACTCATTAAAGTCTTCATTATCAGCTTAAAACTTTTTGGCAACACATCACCAAGAGCCAACGTTGTATATGGAGTGCTGCATGATGGTCCACTGCTGGCCATATATTGTCCACTTGGTCATCACCTGTAagcaaagggttagggtttaccTAACCCTTGTCACTGATATGCTCTGGGTAAGGGTCCCTAATACACAACCAGATGTTGCTCTGTAAAATAAAGCCCAATATTATTGTGTTAGAGTATAGTGTCTAAGAAAATGTTTAACCAGGTTcttcaaaacacatttcaaagttAAAACTGAATGTGTTATATGTACGTATGAATGTACCAAATAAAATTATACAAACCAACACAATTAACTCAATTTGAGTTTATACTGTAGAGGATCTTATAATCCACTCAAACAAATCAACATATATATTGAGGCTCATGACATGCAGGTTAGGAccactcggtgcgggattcgcaTCTCtgtgcagggttagggtcctgtGATCCTGCATCTCtgtgcagggttagggtcctgtGATCCTGCATCTCtgtgcagggttagggtcctgtGATCCTGCATCTCtgtgcagggttagggtcctgtGATCCTGCATCTCtgtgcagggttagggtcctgtGATCCTGCATCTCTGTGCAGAACCCTTACAAGTACAAGAGGCTTGGAAGTTGATGATGTGTCACATCCAACAAGAGTAAGTTTGACCCCAAATGTCAGGGAGCAGTTAAGAGCAGAGACCTAGGAAATATGGTTTTCTAGAGAAAAGGCTCTTAAGAGTAGAAGTTGGGTGTTTTAGCCTTTAatactgggttagggtcagggttagggtaagggttagggttaagggttaagggttagggttagggttaagggttagggttagggttaaggttaagggttagggtaagggttaagggttaagggatagggttaagggttaagggatagggttaaggttaagggttaagggttagggttagggttaaggttaagggttagggttagggttaaggttaagggttagggttagggttaaggttaagggttaagggttagggttaagggttaagggttagggttagggttaaggttaagggttagggttagggttagggttaagggttagggttaagggttagggttagggttagggttaagggttagggttaaggttaagggttagggttaaggttaagggTTAAGGGATAGGGTGGTCtttaacaacataaaaatagaGTATGTGGTCACgaaggggagcacagatgacacTAAAATCAGCGGCTGTAGCCTCTAGTAGCCAATGTCTTAAATAGTGTTTTTGTTACATCCATGTCTGTGTGCTCctagtgcccccccccccctcctattgtctcctcccctccctgtgtctctccctccttcctgtgtctcctcccctccctgtgtctctccctccttcctgtctctccctcctccctgcgtctcctcccctccctgtgtctctccctcctccctgtttctcctcccctccctgtgtctctccctcctccctgtgtctccccccctccctgtgtctctccctcctccctgtttctcctcccctccctgtgtctccctcccctccctgtgtctcctcccctccctgtgtctccctcctccctgtttctcctcccctccctgtgtctctccctcctccctgtgtctccccccctccctgtgtctctccctcctccctgtttctcctcccctccctgtgtctccctcccctccctgtgtctctcctcccctccctgtgtctctccctcctccctgtgtctccccccctccctgtttctcctcccctccctgtgtctctcccccctccctgtgtctctcctcccctccctgtgtctcctcccctccctgtgtctccctcctccctgtttctcctcccctccctgtgtctccccccctccctgtgtctctcctcccctccctgtgtctcctcccctccctgtgtctccctcctccctgtttctcctcccctccctgtgtctctccctcctccctgtgtctcctcccctccctgtgtctctccctcctccctgtgtctctcctcccctccctgtgtctctcctcccctccctgtgtctccccccctccctgtgtctctcccccctccctgtgtctccccccctccctgtgtctctccctcctccctgtgtctccccccctccctgtatctctccctcctccctgtgtctcctcccctccctgtgtctctccctcctccctgtgtctctccccccctccctgtgtctctccctcctccctgtgtctcctcccctccctgtatctctccctcctccctgtgtctcctcccctccctgtgtctctccctcctccctgggGGCGGGCCCCAGACGCAGGCTGCTGCAGGATACACACCTGAGGCTCATCTGCTCATCACCCCACTGCTCAAAGACACCGGCCCTCCACTCATTCATCACCAGATCTTTACAGTTCACCACTTGGTAACTttgtcagggttagggttcctcacGGCTCCTTACTCGTGATCTCAAGTATTCAGTGTCCTCTAGTCTCCTGTCTATTTGTCCCCAGCCTTTTTCACTCCTCTGTGTTTTTTGCTTCCGTGTCACCTGCCTCGTTTTGACCCTGACTCCCTTTGCTCCCAGATTCCCTGCCCTGCCAGCAAGCAGCCGCtctggaccccccccccccccggaccTTCTCCTCCACCACATCACCGTGTCCTTGTCTGCCTGCCCTCCTGTGTCCTCCAgctccctctcctgctctccagccTCTAACCTCCCCTGTGGATTCAATGAAGTCCGTATTGTGAGTTTACTCAGTGTCTGTCTTCTTGGTCCACCAGCCACCTGTTGGCACAGTTTTAGTATCTGTCCTGAAGTTCCCTTCGTGACTACATATTCTGTGGAATCTCAAAAGTTGTGATTTAAGTGAAAAAATTTATtaattggaaacaaaaacattagcTTATTGGGAACTCTGAAATTAGACCTAGACGTTTTTACATGTTGCCAAAAATCCATAAGGACCCAGCTTAGTGGAGCAAGCCATTTTTAATCCCCCCTGGTAGACCAATAGTCTCTGATTGCAGCAGTGAAACCTACAGAACTGCAGAGTACTTggacttttcttttcatccccTATCCACAATGCACCTGAGTTACTTAAAAGATGCACATGATGTCATTGATAAGGTAAAAAGTTCACATATTCTGGCAGACTCGATTCTCTTTACTATCGGCATTGATCGTCTCTACACAAATATAGACACCAGAGAGGGCATTCAAGCtgtggaaaacatttaaaaaagaccaGACAAAGAATTATTTGAATCTTTAGAGGTTAGTTTAACTACATATTAAGGTGACAGCTATGGGAAAATAATACGCCCCTGCTTATGCCAATATTTTTATGGCTCATTGGGAAGCAGGCGCCTTTCTCTGTGTAATAAAAGAcccttattatcattatttagaCAACGTGTGGGGCATCTGGACACATTCAGAAGAGGATTTCCAGTTATTTCTGAACACTCTTAATAACTTCAATTCATCTATAAGATTAAAACACACCTTAAGCAACAATTAAACTGACTTTCTGGACACAACATTCAAAGGACCcaaatttaatgagactaaTAGACTGGATATTAAAGAACCTGACACACATGCTTTACTCCACAAATCCAGCtttcaccacaaacacacatttgcagGTCTGATTAAATCACAGTTACTTATGTTCCATAGGATCTGCACACTGCATTCAGACCTCCTCCAGGCCTCTAGGGTGCTCTTCTCTGCACTATCTAGCAGAGGGGACTCTAGGACCGTCCTTAGAGACTGCTCCAGAACGTTCCTCCAAATTAAAGCCATTCAGGTGTCCATCATCATTCCTTTGCTCACCACATATTCTGCCCCTACAGTGAAGCTGGTTAGAGATATCAGAAATAACTTTGAAACTCTCATAAAAGGAAGAGGACTTCTCAGTGACTGTAGGATCATTGCTGCATTCAGAAGGAACAAAAACTTAAAGGATTACCTGGTGAGAGCCACAATTAAACCAATCCAAATTCCAAAAAGAGGCACATGAGTGATTTCTTTAAACAGCTGAGGTGGGTATCAAacaga encodes:
- the igfbp7 gene encoding insulin-like growth factor-binding protein 7, with product SLSTAPVIVTPPGQVFNVSGSQVFLSCEAVGVPTPVLTWKKVLNGGKKKMELLPGDKDNLAIQTRGGPEKHEVTGWVLISPLTTEEEGSYECHATNSRGEASAVGAIHVVESIDDIIVKKVTKEDEL